ACCAATTGAAATTATTGGATTTAACGATGTTCCATCTGCTGGAGATACATTCTATGTTATCCAAAATGAGCAACACGCTAAGAGAATTGTTGAAGAAATGGCTAAAGAAAGAAAGATTGCTGAAGTTAGTAGAAAATCTATCTCTCTTGAAACTCTATCTCAACAAATGGATCACGCTAACATAAAAGAATTAAACTTAATCTTAAGAGCAGATTCTAGAGGATCTGTTGAAGCTTTAAGAGATTCATTATTAAAACTTTCTCATGAAGAAGTTTTAGTTAACATTATTCAAGCTGCATCTGGAGCTATCACAGAGAGTGACGTTAAACTTGCTGAAGCATCAAATGCAATTATAATTGGATTTAATGTTAGACCAACTACAAACGCTTTAAAAGAAGCTGATTCTAACGGTGTTGAAATTAGAACTTCTAATATCATTTATCATATCACAGAAGATATCGAAAAAGCTCTAACAGGTATGCTTGATCCTGAGTTTAAAGAGATGTACTCTGGAAGAATTGAGATTAAAAAAGTATTCAAAGTTTCTAAAGTTGGAAATGTTGCCGGATGTGTTGTTGTTGACGGTAAAGTTAGAAAAGATTCAAACATCAGAATATTAAGAAATGGTGTTATTGTTTATGAAGGAAAATTAAATACACTTAAGAGATACAAGGACGACGCTAAAGAAGTTGTTGCTGGTCAAGAGTGTGGTTTAGGAATAGAAAACTTTAACGATATCAAAGAAGGAGATATTGTTGAGGCATTTGACATTATTGAAGTTAAAAGAACTTTAAAGTAAAAGTGGGTGATTTATTATGAATAAAAAAAGATTAGCTGCAATTGAAAAAGAGGTTTCTAGAGTTGTTTCTAAATGTCTTTTCGAAGAGGTTAAAAATCCAAAATTAAAAAAAGCTATGGTTTCTATTACTAGTGTTAGAGTTACTGAAGATTTAAAATTTGCAGATTTATTCTTTAGCATTATGCCAATAGCTGGACAAACTGTTAATAAAAATGAAGTTTTAGAAGGATTAAATGAAATTAAAGGTTTTCTTAGAAAAAGAGTATCTGAAGAACTAGCCTTAAGATATACTCCTGAAATGAGAATAAAACTGGATGATACTATAGAACACGCTATTAAAATCTCCCAGTTACTTGATAGCTTAAAAGGGTAATTTTATGCACTGGGAATATAAAACAGTATCTGAAAATCTTATTGAAACTAAGGCTAGTCAATGGAATGTTTCTAAATTTTTAGCTACTTTACTTTTAAAGAAAGGCTTTTTAGAAAAAGATGAAGTAGATAATTTTCTTAATCCATCTATAAATAAATTTAGAAATCCTTTTGATTTTGAAATGATGGATAGCGTTGTAGAAAAAATAGTTTCAGCTAAAAATAATGAAGAAAAGTTATTTATTTACGGAGACTATGATGTCGACGGAATAACTGCTGCCATCTTCCTTGTATTAGCTTTTAGAGAGATTGGAATTGATATTGATTACTATATTCCTAATAGAATGGATGAAGGATATGGTCTTGATAAAAAGACCATTGACTATATCCATAAAAATTCTGGAAAACTAGTAATTACTGTAGACACAGGAGTTAACTCCTATGAGGATGTAGAGTATGCTCGTACTCTAGGAATTGAAGTTATTGTTACTGATCATCATAAAAGTGTAAAAGATGAAGAAGAGGATAATATTCTCTTCATTAATCCTAAACTTAGTGATAATTATAAATTTAAATTCTTGGCTGGAGCCGGAGTAGCTTTAAAAGTTGCTCAAGGAGTTTACTCTTATCTAAATGAAGATTTCTCTAAATTATATCAGTTTATGGATGTTATTATGATAGGAACCGTTGCTGATGTAGTTCCTATGTTTGACGAAAATAGAATTATTATAAGTAGAGGTTTAGAAACTCTTAAAAATACTAAAATTAAGGGTTTGGTTTACCTTATGAAATATCTAAAACTTTATAATAAAGATATTAGTACAACAGATATCAGTTATTTTGTCTCTCCTCTTATAAACTCTTTAGGAAGACTTGGAAATTCTAAATTAGGTGCTGATTTCTTTATGAAAACAGATGATTTTGAAATCTATAATATTATTGAAGAGATGAAAAAAGCTAATAAGCAAAGAAGAGAACTTGAAAGAATGATATTTGATGAAGCAAACAAAATGATTCAACAAAAAAATGATCCAAATAATTTAAAATATATTTTTGTTGCATCAGAGCGATGGCATCCTGGAGTTATTGGTGTGGTTGCTTCTAGGTTAAGTGTAAAATATAATTTACCTGTCGCTATGATCTCATTAAAAGATGGTATTGCTAAAGCTTCATGTAGAAGTATTCCTGGTGTAAATATTTTCAATATTTTAAAACTTATTGAAAATAAATTAATACGTTTTGGTGGTCATGACTTGGCTGCTGGATTTATAGCTGATGAAAAAAATCTTTCTGAAATAGAACTTTTATTTCAAAGGGAGATTCAAGTTCATGAGCACAATATAAATCAACCTAAGTTTTTAGAAATCGATTTAGAGTTATCTGTCGATAAAATAAATAAAAATCATATTAATGATATAAAAAAATTAGGTCCCTTTGGCCTTGAAAATAAACATCCCTATTTTCTTGATAGAGGAGTTAAAATTATAGATACAAAGTTTTTCGGTATTGAAAATAGACATTTCAATGGATTTTTATTAAAAAATGGAAAATCTTACCCTCTTGTAGCTTTTGATTTAAGTTCAAAGTTACATAAAAATAATAAGGATATGCTTTATGATATCATTTACTATCCTGAAAAAATTATTAACAAAGGGGAAGAATTTTATCAGTTTCGTTTAAAAGATCTTAAATCTCATAAGATTTGAGATATTAATACATAAATACTTTAAGGAGGAAATGATGAAACACGAATTAAAAAAAATCGAACATTCAGCAGTTGAGATTACATTAACTTTAACAGCTGAAGAGTTATCACCAATTAAATCAGAGGTTATTAAAACTTTAGCTACTAAAGTAGAGGTTCCTGGATTTAGAAAAGGACATGCACCATTAAACAAAGTTGAAGCTGCTTTTGCTGATGCAATAAAAGAAGAGGTTGTTGACTCTGTTCTTAAAGCAAACTTTGAAAAAATCGTTGCTGAAGAAAAAATCGCTCCAGTAAGTTTCATTTACGATCTTGTTGCTAACATGAAAGATTCTCTTGAAATAACATTTAAAGTTGATGTTTATCCTGAAATCACTTTAGGAGAATACAAAGGTTTAGAGGTTGAAAAAGAGACTTTCCAAATGACTGATGATCTTTTAGATAAAGAAATTGAAAACATGTTAAATGCTAAATCTAAATTAGAGGACGCTCAAGAAGGACATAAAGCTGAAATGGGAAATACTGTAGATCTTGCTTTTGAAGGATTTATCGATGGTGTTCCATTTGAAGGTGGAAAAGCTGATTCTCACCAATTAAAATTAGGATCAAAAATGTTTATTGATACATTTGAAGATCAATTAGTTGGATATACAGTAGGACAAGAGGGAGAAATCAATGTAACTTTCCCTGCTGAGTACCATGCTGAAGCATTAGCTGGAAAACCTGCTACATTTAAAGTAAAAATAAACTCTATCAAAACTTTAGCTAAGCCAGAGTTAACTGAAGAGTTTGCAAAAGAAGCTGGATTTGAGTCTGTTGAAGATTTAAAAGCTAAGAAAACTGCTGAAATTACAGCTAGAGAAGAAGCTAGAGTTCAAAATAACTTCGTTGGAAAATTAATCCAAAAAGTTGTTGCTGATTCTAAAGTTGATGTACCTAAATCTATGGTAGTTAGAGAAGTAGAAAACAGAATGGCTGAA
This window of the Cetobacterium somerae ATCC BAA-474 genome carries:
- the rbfA gene encoding 30S ribosome-binding factor RbfA, yielding MNKKRLAAIEKEVSRVVSKCLFEEVKNPKLKKAMVSITSVRVTEDLKFADLFFSIMPIAGQTVNKNEVLEGLNEIKGFLRKRVSEELALRYTPEMRIKLDDTIEHAIKISQLLDSLKG
- the recJ gene encoding single-stranded-DNA-specific exonuclease RecJ — its product is MHWEYKTVSENLIETKASQWNVSKFLATLLLKKGFLEKDEVDNFLNPSINKFRNPFDFEMMDSVVEKIVSAKNNEEKLFIYGDYDVDGITAAIFLVLAFREIGIDIDYYIPNRMDEGYGLDKKTIDYIHKNSGKLVITVDTGVNSYEDVEYARTLGIEVIVTDHHKSVKDEEEDNILFINPKLSDNYKFKFLAGAGVALKVAQGVYSYLNEDFSKLYQFMDVIMIGTVADVVPMFDENRIIISRGLETLKNTKIKGLVYLMKYLKLYNKDISTTDISYFVSPLINSLGRLGNSKLGADFFMKTDDFEIYNIIEEMKKANKQRRELERMIFDEANKMIQQKNDPNNLKYIFVASERWHPGVIGVVASRLSVKYNLPVAMISLKDGIAKASCRSIPGVNIFNILKLIENKLIRFGGHDLAAGFIADEKNLSEIELLFQREIQVHEHNINQPKFLEIDLELSVDKINKNHINDIKKLGPFGLENKHPYFLDRGVKIIDTKFFGIENRHFNGFLLKNGKSYPLVAFDLSSKLHKNNKDMLYDIIYYPEKIINKGEEFYQFRLKDLKSHKI
- the tig gene encoding trigger factor yields the protein MKHELKKIEHSAVEITLTLTAEELSPIKSEVIKTLATKVEVPGFRKGHAPLNKVEAAFADAIKEEVVDSVLKANFEKIVAEEKIAPVSFIYDLVANMKDSLEITFKVDVYPEITLGEYKGLEVEKETFQMTDDLLDKEIENMLNAKSKLEDAQEGHKAEMGNTVDLAFEGFIDGVPFEGGKADSHQLKLGSKMFIDTFEDQLVGYTVGQEGEINVTFPAEYHAEALAGKPATFKVKINSIKTLAKPELTEEFAKEAGFESVEDLKAKKTAEITAREEARVQNNFVGKLIQKVVADSKVDVPKSMVVREVENRMAEMNQQLTMQGMDLDQYLKMTGMTKEQAFNQIAPMAHNKVQVDLVLEAIAKAENLEVTAEELNTKVEEIAKMYGMTKEQLEAELNKNSNLDEFNHSLKTESLAQKAVEVIVNNAK